The sequence ATCGGCTTCAGAAATTGTTTCTGGTTCGCTTCAGGATAACGACAGAGCATACATAATTGGTGCAAAATCATTTGGAAAGGGATTAGTTCAGAGGCCATTTCCACTTGGAGATGGATCTGTTGTGCGAATAACTATTGCAAGATATTATACTCCTACAGGGAGATTGATTCAACGACCTTATGATAAGGGTATTACAAATTATTATCTTGATAGATTTAGAAATGAAGATGATCTGACTGAAAAAGAGAAGTTTGAAAAAGACTCAATGAAAAAAGCAAATACATATTACACTTTAAATAAAAATAGAGTTGTTTACGGAGGTGGTGGTATTACCCCTGATTCTATTGTTCTTTATGATCCAACTTCAAGAATTATCGAGGATCTTTACAGGAAAAGAGTTTTTAGTGATTTTGCAATCAATTATTTCAATCATCATAAATCATCGCTACCTTCATGGTCAAATGATTTCGATAAGTTCAGAGCAGTATTTAATATCGATGAATCTATTAAGAGTGATTTCATTAGTCTTTGTGAAAAATCAGGTATAAAAATCACAGATAAAGAGATTAACAAAGATGAAAGAGAAAAAGATGTTGATTACTATACAATTGAGGAATTTGATAAAGATTTTCACGAAATTTCAGTTGATTTAAAGTATCATATAGGTAAGCAGTTCTTCAATGATATTTCTTTATATCCAAGAGTAAAATATGAGGATGATAAGCATGTAAAAGTTGCTCTAGATATGTTTGATAAAATTGATATGATGAATGAATAGGTGATAGATTGGAACTGGAAAAACTAAAAATATTGTTTTATCTAAAGTTTAAAGATTTTCGTTGGAATGAACTTAAGAATTTTCTTGGGAAAAAATGGAAGATTCTGTTTGTTGATGATGAAAAATCATATCGCGACATGGTAGCTGATGTATTAGACAAGACATCTATGTTTGATGTTTTTTCTGCCGGAAATGGTTTGGAAGCAATTGAAATTTACAAAAAGGATGTATCAGATCTTGTAATTTCAGATATAATGATGGACACTATGACAGGAGTTGAGTTAGCTGGTAGAATTTTAAGAATTAATGAAGATGCTAAAGTAATATTTTTAAGTGGATGGTTGGGGAAAGAGGCTATCTATGATAAATTTCCTTCATTGTTCGATAATGGTAGTTTTGAGTTTCTTGATAAGCCTGTTGATGTAAACTATTTAATTAACAAGACTTTTTTAATGCTCAATCCCAGCTACAATAAGATGGTTATCAATACCATTGAAAGGGACGAAGTTAAAGATTTGGTCAGAGATTTAGAATTTAATGTTCTCATAATTCTATACAAAGAGATGCGAGAGCTCTTTATAGATCTTTCACGTCGTCTTCTTGATAAATCTCTGGATCAGAGCTCTTTAGACAGTATTCTTTTTCCAATCAAAGATTATATAAATGAAAAGGGATGTAAATATGACGAATCCTTTTGCCGGTCAAATCTTTGTGCTCGGGTAGATGAGGATTGTGCAAGAGAAAAGATAAGTAGATACATATTGCAACTTTCGAATAATCTTAAATTTATCTTTAAGACAACTGCAAAAGGAGAAGAGTTTTAATAAAAATTTGTTTTTTTTGTTGACAATGCTAAATTTGAGATTTAACTTACTCCTGTTCTTGCGGGTATGGTGGAATTGGCAGACACGCTAGACTTAGGATCTAGTGCCTTGTGCGTGGGGGTTCAAGTCCCTCTACCCGCACCAAAAGGGTTCGAAAGAACCCTTTTTTCATTCTAAAATAAAAAAAAGATTATCTTGACTAAACATTTATATGTTTGTATATATTAGAGTGCTGAGAAAAAAGGAGTTTAGATGAAAAATATGATATTTACGATTCTGTTTACAGTGACTATGCTGTTTTCAAGTGTAGATTTTACATCTTTTTCAACTGTATATACCGGAGGTATGGTTAAGATAGAGTTTACTACAGGTAATGAGATCGGAGTTATTGAATTTACAGTAGAAAAATCATCTGATGGGATTGATTTCTCTGAATTCAGAACTGAATCTTCTCAGGGATCTAATAGCACATATATCATATTTGACAAAGATCCGTTTAGAAAAGCTAATAAACTGTATTATCGAGTTAAAGCAAAAAATAACGATGGATCTTATCAATATACGTCAGTTGAAGATGTTATTATCGCCACCTCAGGTATAAGAGCCTCTTGGGGAAGTTTGAAGGCGATGTTTCGATAGAAGTAATGGAATTTAAAAAAGGGGCTCATGAGCCCCTTTTTTATTTTGTTCAATAATTAGTGTGTAGAGAAAAGTAGACTCATAAGTAAAGATAGCTTTAATTTACTGTTTGACATAACATGATTACAGTGATATTTTGAACCAAATTATAGGAGAAACAAAATGAAAGTTTATGACGAGTTAATGGCTAGAGGTTTTATAAAACAGGAAACTGATTCAGAGAATATTAAAAAATTATTGAATGAAACAAAAACAAGCATGTATGTTGGATTTGATCCGACTAAAGCATCGATGCATATTGGTCATCTCATACCGGTAATGATTCTGGCTCATCTTCAAAGAGCTGGGCACAAACCTATCTGCATCGTTGGTGGTGGAACTGCTATGATAGGGGATCCAAGTGGAAAAGATTCGATGAGAGAGATGCTTACAGAAGAAGCTATTGATTTCAATGTTCAGGGAATAAAAAGACAATTGTCAAGTTTTATTAATTTTGATAACGACAAAGCTCTTCTACTGAACAATTGGGACTGGATTAAAGAACAAAATTATATAAATTTCTTAAGAGAAATTGGTCCTCATTTCACAGTAAATCGTATGCTTTCAGCTGAGTGTTTCAAAGTTAGATGGGAAAAAGGGCTTACTTTCCTTGAATTTAATTACATGCTTCTTCAGGCATTTGATTTTTTTGTACTTAATGAAAAGTATGACTGTACTCTTGAAATAGGTGGAGATGACCAATGGTCAAATATTCTGGCAGGCGTTGAATTAATTAGGAGAAAAAAGCAAAAACAGGCTTATGGTCTAACAGCTCCTTTAATGACAAAATCTGATGGCAAAAAAATGGGGAAAACTGAAAGTGGTGCAATTTGGATAGACCCCGAGTTGACAAGTGCATACGATTATTTTCAATTCTGGAGAAATACTCTTGATGCTGATGTAACAAAATTTATGAAATTATATACATTTATGCCATTAGACGAAATTTCAAAATTTGAAAAACTCGAAGGTTCAGAACTAAACATGGCCAAAGAAGTCTTAGCTTATGAAGCAACAAAAATTGTTCATGGTGAGGAAAGAGCTAAGGAAGCAATGGAAAGCTCGAAAAAGATTTTCTCTGGTCAAAGCTTAGATGGTGCTCCAGAAGTTGAAATCTCAAAAAGCGAGATTGAAGGAATTTCTGTTTCAGATCTGACTGTTAAAGCTGGTGTTTTTGCTTCTAAAGGTGAAGCTAAAAGAATGATTTCACAGGGAGGTGTTTCTATTAATGATTTCAAGGTCAGCGACTTCAATGAGTTAATCGATGATAAGCATATGGCTGGAGATTTTATACCTGTGAAGGTCGGAAAGAAAAAGTTCATTAAAGTGAAGTTGATTTAATTGTTTCACTGGTCATCATCAGTTAATCAAAAATTATATAGACGTGATATAGAAGTTACATAAACGATATATCACGTTTATAATAATGCTGAATTGAAGACAAATTTGAAAAATAAGCAAATATTCAATTAGCTCCTTTACTAAAACACTAAATTCAATTCTCATTAACATAATAATTATATGTAAAATATTTATTATATGTAAACTTTCAGCCTGGAGAAAACATGATCATAAATAAAGATAAACCTGTATTAGTAACTGGAGCTACCGGGTATGTCGCAGGGTGGATTATCAAAAAGCTTTTTGAAAACAATATCCCAGTTCATGCAGGAGTTAGAGACTTAAAAAATAATGAAAAGTTAAAATGGCTTAATCAATTAGCAGACAAATACAATGGAAAGATCACCTACTTCGACACGAATCTATTAAAGGAAAACTCTTATTTAAAAGCAATGGAAGATTGTGAGCTTGTATATCACACAGCTTCACCATTCATAAATAAAGTTTCAAATCCTATGAAAGATTTAATAGAGCCAGCATTACTGGGAACAAGAAATGTTTTAAGCTCTGTAAATCAAACAGACAGTGTAAAAAGAGTAGTTCTAACAAGTAGTATTGCAGCTATTGTTGGAGATACAAAAGATCTTTTAGGTTTGCCAGATGGAACGTGTAATGAGAGTCACTTGAACACCACTTCTTCACAAACACATCAGCCATACAGCTTTTCAAAAAAAATTGCTGAAGAAGAGGCATGGAGAATAAATAGTTTACAAAATAGATGGGATCTTGTTGTTGTGAATCCTGCATTAGTTCTTGGACCGGGTATAAATCCTAATTCAACTTCAGAAAGCTTAAGGATTCTAAAGCAGATAGCCGATGGAACAATGAAAATGGGAGCACCTAATTTATCATTATCTTTAGTTGATGTAAGAGATGTAGCAGATGCTCATTTTAATGCTGGATTCACTCCGAAAGCCAATGGAAGGCATATAATTTCTCAAGGTAGAAAAACTTTACTGGAAATCGCGGACATATTGAGAGAAAAGTATGGAAACGATTATAATTTTCCAACGAGAAATTTACCGAAATGGTTGATATGGTTATTAGCACCAACTATTGGGTTAGCAAGAAAAATGGTTTCAAAAAATATTGGATATCCATGGAAATCCAACAACCAAAAATCTATCGAAAAGCTTGGAATAGCATACAGACCTATAGAGGAAACAATTCTTGAACATTTTCAACAAATGATTGACTTTAACATCATCAAGAGGCCGTGATAAAACACAGCCTCTTCTTAAAAAAAAAGGAAATTATAAGCCTAGTGCTTTTTTTGCCATTTCTCCTATTTCTGCGGGAGATTTACATACTAAAACTCCAGCAGCTTCAAGAGCTTCCATTTTATCCTGAGCAGTACCTTTACCACCAGCAATAATAGCTCCGGCATGTCCCATTCTTTTACCTTTTGGTGCGGTTTGTCCCGCAATAAATGCCACTACTGGTTTTTTGATGTTTTCTTTAATGAATTCGGCAGCTTCTATCTCTAGATTTCCACCAATTTCACCAATCATAACAATAGCTTCTGTTTCAGAATCTTTTTCAAATTCTGCTAACAAAGCTTTATAAGATAATCCAATAATAGGGTCTCCACCAATTCCTATTGCTGTAGTAACACCAAGTCCAGCTTTTACAACTTGATTAACGGCTTCATAAGTCAGAGTTCCAGATTTACTAATAACACCTACTCTACCTTTTTCAAAAATAAATCCAGGCATAATTCCAATCTTAGCTTCATCAGAACTAATAATTCCCGGACAATTTGGTCCGATCATTTTAGCTCCTAATTTTTCAATATATGGTTTTGCAATCATCATATCTTTTACTGGAATTCCCTCGGTAATACAAACAATAAGCTTAATACCCGCCTCTGCAGCTTCCATAACAGCATCTGCTGCATAATAAGGAGGAACGAAAATTAGTGAGACGTCAGCATTTGTAGAATCTACAGCTTCTTTGACAGTGTTAAAAACAGGTTTTCCTAAGTGTTCTGTACCACCTTTACCTGGAGTCACACCGCCAACAATATTTGTTCCATAATTAATACATTGTTCGGCATGAAAGCTACCCTCTTTACCGGTAAAACCCTGAACTATTACTCTGCTATTTTTATTAACTAAAATTGACATTCTAAACCCCCTTTACAGCTTCAACGGCTTTTTTTGCACCATCCGAAAGATTTTCTGCTGCTATAATATTTGCAATATTACTACTTTTCAAAATTTCTTTTGCTTCATCAGAATTTGTTCCATCTAATCTGACAATGACAGGAACATTAACTTTCGAAATTTTTGTTGCTTCTATTATTCCGTTTGCCACGCGGTCACATCTTACAATTCCACCAAAAATATTAACAAAAATAGCTTTAACATTTGGATCTTTCAATATGATTTCAAATCCTTTTGCTACAGTTTGTGCACTTGCATTTCCACCAACATCAAGAAAATTTGCAGGTTCTCCATCATAATATTTTATGATGTCCATTGTTGCCATCGCTAAACCCGCTCCATTTACCATGCATCCGACATTTCCGTCAAGTTTTACATAGCTTAAATTGAAGTTTGACGCTTCTGTTTCTGAAGGTTCTTCTTCTGAAAGATCTCTCATCTCTAAAATATCATGATGTCTCCCCAGTGCATTGTCATCAAATCCAAATTTACCATCAAGAGCTAAAAACTTTCCATCCTTGGTTTTAACTAGAGGGTTAATCTCAACCATTCCGGACTCTTTATCCATGTAAAGTGTATAAAGTGCTGATGCAAACTTAATAAAATCTTTTGTCTCTTCTTTATTAAGCCCTAAGCCTGACGCAAGTTGAAGTCCATGAAAACTTCTAAAACCGATTTGTGGATCAATTGCAACAGTTATAATTTTTTCAGGAGTGTTTTTTGCGACTTCTTCAATTTCAACTCCACCCTCAAGTGAGGCCATCATTACTGGCATCTCCTTAGATCTGTCTAAAACCATACCAAGATAAAGTTCTTGATCAATATCAATACCTTCCTGAATATAAACCTTTTTCACTTCTTTACCTTCAGGTCCGGTTTGGTGAGTATACAAAATCTTTCCAATCATTTCATCAGTTAACTTTTTCACTTCATCAAGTGATCTAGCTAATTTTACTCCACCTGCTTTTCCTCTACCACCAGCATGAATTTGAGCTTTAACAACAAAAAGATCAGTATTCAAACGTCTCGCCGCTTCCACTGCTTCATTTCCATTGAATGCTACTTCACCCCTAGTTGTGGCTACTCCATATTTGCTCATCAATGCTTTCGCTTGATATTCGTGTATGTTCATAGCTTCCCTTTCTGTTTTATAACTGTTTCACTCTATTCATAAATCCCAATTAATACACTTTAATTATAAATAAAACTATAAATTTTATCATTTTTTATTGAAGAAATCATAAAAAATGGTGGCACTTAACCACCATTTCTGAATAATAATTATTTTAATTAAAATTAAGCTTCAACATCTATATTTTCTAAGTTTCTGAGATTTTCTTTTGCTTTTACTCTCCTGTTAATCATCTGTGTAGTTAGTTTGTCTTTACATTCTCTGCATGTGTCATCAACTTGACCTTTAGCCTGACTTTTAAAAGGGAAATCAGTTTCTGGCTTGATTGCGTTACAGTGACTGCATCTTTTTGTCGCTACTTTCTTCATAATCGCACCTCATAAAAAATTATACTGGTCCTTACCAGACATGTGACAGAAAGTCTCTGATCGAATCAGTTTAACTCTGTAATATTGTCTGATAAAGGCTATACTTTCAATATATGCCTCTGGTTCATCTAAATAAAGAAAAATATATCAAAAAGATTACTATCTCATAACAATTAACAAAGAGCTAAAGAAAAATTGCTTAAACGAATAATAATTTTTAATTTGTATTTGTTATATCTAAGTAAATATGGAGAAATGATGGATGATTCTGTGTATAATATTTTCGATTCATCAAAAAATGGATACTTAGTATTAAAACTAATTGATAAAAAAGATCTCCAATACTTTGAAATTTTATACTCAAACAGAAAAATTATACAAATTTTAGGGATTTCTAATCAAAAAGAAATTAAGCTAATTAAGCATATGATTATTGGCTCAAATATTCAAATTAGCCTTGAAATAAAAAATATGATTATTGAATTGTTAAACAATTCTGAATTTTATTCCAGTTATTCAGGTGAGTATTTTAGAATAGAAATTTTAGAAGCTAAAAATTTTGACATTATAGTTACATTCAATGATATAACAAAGCATAAACAAAAAGAAAAGGAATTAGAGTTCTTTTTTGATGTAACTCCTGAATTATTATGTGTTGCAGACACAGAAGGTAATTTTCTAAAAGTTAACAATGAATGGAAAAATGCACTGGGCTATGATAAAGAATTTTTAGAAAGTCATAAGTTTTTAGATTTTGTTCATCATGATGATTTAGATAAAACTTTGGATGAGATATCAAATTTAAAAAATCAAAAAAAAGTTATTAATTTTGTTAATCGATACAAATGTTCTGATGGAACTTACAAATTTCTAGAATGGAGATCCTATCCTAAAGAAGATAAGATATACGCTTCTGCCCGTGATATTACTTTTAGAATAAAAGCCGAAGAACAAATTCTATTCTCAAGACAGAGAGCTATTGAAAATCAGAGATTTTTTAATGCCATTTTTTCTCAATCGCCTCTGAGTATCCAATTGTTTGATGAAAATGGTCTAACTATTGAAGTTAATAAATCCTGGGAAAAGCTGTGGAATGTAAAGAAGGAGGATGTAATAGGGAAGTACAATGTACTTCAAGATCCTTATGCCAAAGATTCTGGCTGGAGTTTTTACATAAAAAAAGCTTTTAATGGAGAAATTGTAGAACCCCCTCTAATGGATTATGACCCAAGAAAAAATGGGTATCACGATGGAAGAAAAAGATCTTTAAAAAGTGTTGTAGCTCCAATTTTCATAGATGGGAAATTAAAAAATGTCATTATTTTCCATCAGGATGTTACACAAATGAAGCAAGCACAAGAAGAACTGATTCTCTCTAAACGAGAAGTTGAAAAAAGTTTAAGTAGTTTACAATTGATTCTGGAATTGGCCCCCGATGCTTTTTTTCATTTTAATTCACAAAATGAGCTTTTAGATATTAATTCTAGAGCCCTTGAACTTACCGGATATAAAAAAGAAGAAATTATTAAAAGAAATATCAGTGATTTTTTTAACTTCATAAACTCTGATCTTTTTAAGAATCGAGTTCTTTTAAAAAAGAGTGGAGATATAATAAAAGAGACTCTGATACTTAGAAGAAATAACGGTGCTTTCTCAACTGTTGAGATTAATTCAAGAAACTTAAGTGATGGTTCATTCATTTTGTTTGCAAGAGATATCACGGTTCAGATTGAGAATTACAATTTGCTAAAAAAAAGTGAAGAAAGAAGCAAAGCCCTTGTCAGTGCTATACCAGACATGATTTTTCTTTTTGATGAAAAAGGAACATTCATCGATTTTTCTACTCAAGACAACTCATCATTATACATAAGACCTGAGTTTTTTGTAGGTAAAAACATAAGAGATGTTTTACCAAAAAACATAGCAGACTTAACACTGATTAACATTCGAAATATTCAGAAAAAAGGAAAGTCAGATCCTTATTTCTATGATATAAATATCGAGGGAGATGTTAGATACTATGAAAGTAGGATGGTTCCTTGTGGTAAAGATCATTTTTTAGCAATAGTCAGGGATGTAACAAATGATGTATTAACAAAAAATCGTTTAGAAGAAAGCGAAAAAAGTAAATCAGTTATAATTTCAAATTTACCTGGTGTAGCATATAAATGTAAGTATGACAGTGTTAGAAACTTCGAGTTTATGTCAGATGGTGTATATCGCTTAACTGGTTTTTTTCCTGAAGAACTAACCAATAATAGTACATATGATTTTGATTCTCTTATTGCTGATGATTTCAGAAGTACAATTACGGAGGGATGGAAAAACTCAGTAGAAAAAAGAGAAACCTTTTTTGCTGAATATAAGATTAAAACTCGGACAGGTGACGAAAAATGGGTTTTAGAACAGGGGCTTCCTCTGTTTGATCAGTTCAATAGAATTACATCCCTTGAGGGTTTAATCATTGACATCACAAAAAGAAAACAGATGGAGGAATTACTAAAGAAAAGTGAAAAAAGATTCCGTTCATTTTTCGATCAACCAGTTATTGGAGCAGGTATTATATCCCTAGAAGGGAAATGGATTTCAGTAAATGATAAATTATGTGAAATATTAGGTTATACAAGAGATGAACTAACTAAAAAAACATGGCAAGAGATTACAAAAAAAAGTGATTTGGAAGAAGAGAATATAAGGTACAAAAAATATATAGGTTCAGAAAATAGTCTAGGATCAACTTATGAAAAAAAATATATTCATAAATCTGGAAAAGAGGTTGATGTCCTTTTGAGCTTTAATTGTGTAAGAGATGAAGTAGGAAATCCCGATTATATTGTCAGTTATATACTAGATATTACTGAACGTAAAGAGATGATGAACAAGATTCATAATATGAAAAAGATGGAATCAATAGGAAAATTGGCTGGAGGAATAGCTCACGATTTCAATAATATGTTAGCTTCTGTTATTACAAATACTCAATTGGGTTTGAGAAAATGTGATAACCCAGAAAAAGTGAAAAGTTACTTTGAACAGATTCTATCGACATCCATTAAAACCACTGATCTAGTTAAACAATTA comes from Candidatus Delongbacteria bacterium and encodes:
- a CDS encoding response regulator, translated to MELEKLKILFYLKFKDFRWNELKNFLGKKWKILFVDDEKSYRDMVADVLDKTSMFDVFSAGNGLEAIEIYKKDVSDLVISDIMMDTMTGVELAGRILRINEDAKVIFLSGWLGKEAIYDKFPSLFDNGSFEFLDKPVDVNYLINKTFLMLNPSYNKMVINTIERDEVKDLVRDLEFNVLIILYKEMRELFIDLSRRLLDKSLDQSSLDSILFPIKDYINEKGCKYDESFCRSNLCARVDEDCAREKISRYILQLSNNLKFIFKTTAKGEEF
- a CDS encoding tyrosine--tRNA ligase; protein product: MKVYDELMARGFIKQETDSENIKKLLNETKTSMYVGFDPTKASMHIGHLIPVMILAHLQRAGHKPICIVGGGTAMIGDPSGKDSMREMLTEEAIDFNVQGIKRQLSSFINFDNDKALLLNNWDWIKEQNYINFLREIGPHFTVNRMLSAECFKVRWEKGLTFLEFNYMLLQAFDFFVLNEKYDCTLEIGGDDQWSNILAGVELIRRKKQKQAYGLTAPLMTKSDGKKMGKTESGAIWIDPELTSAYDYFQFWRNTLDADVTKFMKLYTFMPLDEISKFEKLEGSELNMAKEVLAYEATKIVHGEERAKEAMESSKKIFSGQSLDGAPEVEISKSEIEGISVSDLTVKAGVFASKGEAKRMISQGGVSINDFKVSDFNELIDDKHMAGDFIPVKVGKKKFIKVKLI
- a CDS encoding NAD-dependent epimerase/dehydratase family protein yields the protein MIINKDKPVLVTGATGYVAGWIIKKLFENNIPVHAGVRDLKNNEKLKWLNQLADKYNGKITYFDTNLLKENSYLKAMEDCELVYHTASPFINKVSNPMKDLIEPALLGTRNVLSSVNQTDSVKRVVLTSSIAAIVGDTKDLLGLPDGTCNESHLNTTSSQTHQPYSFSKKIAEEEAWRINSLQNRWDLVVVNPALVLGPGINPNSTSESLRILKQIADGTMKMGAPNLSLSLVDVRDVADAHFNAGFTPKANGRHIISQGRKTLLEIADILREKYGNDYNFPTRNLPKWLIWLLAPTIGLARKMVSKNIGYPWKSNNQKSIEKLGIAYRPIEETILEHFQQMIDFNIIKRP
- the sucD gene encoding succinate--CoA ligase subunit alpha, whose amino-acid sequence is MSILVNKNSRVIVQGFTGKEGSFHAEQCINYGTNIVGGVTPGKGGTEHLGKPVFNTVKEAVDSTNADVSLIFVPPYYAADAVMEAAEAGIKLIVCITEGIPVKDMMIAKPYIEKLGAKMIGPNCPGIISSDEAKIGIMPGFIFEKGRVGVISKSGTLTYEAVNQVVKAGLGVTTAIGIGGDPIIGLSYKALLAEFEKDSETEAIVMIGEIGGNLEIEAAEFIKENIKKPVVAFIAGQTAPKGKRMGHAGAIIAGGKGTAQDKMEALEAAGVLVCKSPAEIGEMAKKALGL
- the sucC gene encoding ADP-forming succinate--CoA ligase subunit beta, producing MNIHEYQAKALMSKYGVATTRGEVAFNGNEAVEAARRLNTDLFVVKAQIHAGGRGKAGGVKLARSLDEVKKLTDEMIGKILYTHQTGPEGKEVKKVYIQEGIDIDQELYLGMVLDRSKEMPVMMASLEGGVEIEEVAKNTPEKIITVAIDPQIGFRSFHGLQLASGLGLNKEETKDFIKFASALYTLYMDKESGMVEINPLVKTKDGKFLALDGKFGFDDNALGRHHDILEMRDLSEEEPSETEASNFNLSYVKLDGNVGCMVNGAGLAMATMDIIKYYDGEPANFLDVGGNASAQTVAKGFEIILKDPNVKAIFVNIFGGIVRCDRVANGIIEATKISKVNVPVIVRLDGTNSDEAKEILKSSNIANIIAAENLSDGAKKAVEAVKGV
- a CDS encoding PAS domain S-box protein, which gives rise to MDDSVYNIFDSSKNGYLVLKLIDKKDLQYFEILYSNRKIIQILGISNQKEIKLIKHMIIGSNIQISLEIKNMIIELLNNSEFYSSYSGEYFRIEILEAKNFDIIVTFNDITKHKQKEKELEFFFDVTPELLCVADTEGNFLKVNNEWKNALGYDKEFLESHKFLDFVHHDDLDKTLDEISNLKNQKKVINFVNRYKCSDGTYKFLEWRSYPKEDKIYASARDITFRIKAEEQILFSRQRAIENQRFFNAIFSQSPLSIQLFDENGLTIEVNKSWEKLWNVKKEDVIGKYNVLQDPYAKDSGWSFYIKKAFNGEIVEPPLMDYDPRKNGYHDGRKRSLKSVVAPIFIDGKLKNVIIFHQDVTQMKQAQEELILSKREVEKSLSSLQLILELAPDAFFHFNSQNELLDINSRALELTGYKKEEIIKRNISDFFNFINSDLFKNRVLLKKSGDIIKETLILRRNNGAFSTVEINSRNLSDGSFILFARDITVQIENYNLLKKSEERSKALVSAIPDMIFLFDEKGTFIDFSTQDNSSLYIRPEFFVGKNIRDVLPKNIADLTLINIRNIQKKGKSDPYFYDINIEGDVRYYESRMVPCGKDHFLAIVRDVTNDVLTKNRLEESEKSKSVIISNLPGVAYKCKYDSVRNFEFMSDGVYRLTGFFPEELTNNSTYDFDSLIADDFRSTITEGWKNSVEKRETFFAEYKIKTRTGDEKWVLEQGLPLFDQFNRITSLEGLIIDITKRKQMEELLKKSEKRFRSFFDQPVIGAGIISLEGKWISVNDKLCEILGYTRDELTKKTWQEITKKSDLEEENIRYKKYIGSENSLGSTYEKKYIHKSGKEVDVLLSFNCVRDEVGNPDYIVSYILDITERKEMMNKIHNMKKMESIGKLAGGIAHDFNNMLASVITNTQLGLRKCDNPEKVKSYFEQILSTSIKTTDLVKQLLAFSRNQEINPKLVDINEIIEDSLSMLSGLVGENIDIKWKPDSKLPKILADVVQLNQIITNLCVNSRDAITGKGVIEISTHLKIIEENHSLNRSDMEPGTYVILEVVDSGIGMDTETLNHIYEPFFTTKEIGKGTGLGLATVYGNVTQNKGFINVSSKIGHGTIFQIFFPAVLERKFQEIDTFSQTKQREKATILIVEDEINLLEVAAEMLSMLNYKIHKANSGKEAIEIVLKENMKIDLLLTDVIMPEMNGKELSIEIENLQPSVKVLFMSGYTANIIEQHGILNRGNRFIQKPFTLDELSEKIGSILNNNH